The genome window TACGTTAGTGAGAAATCCTTTGAATCCTCTTTTAGCCTCTAGCTTAATTCTTTTCAACTCAAGTCGGAGTTTTCTAGTCTCCGATAAAAGGCCTGCAATTTCTGATGTTTTTCCAATCTTTAAACCTTCCTCCTCGAAGGATCTTATTTTAGCTTCAAGGTTTGATAGCTTCTCCATAATCTCGGCTCGATGTCTTTCAATCTCATCGAACATACTCTTAATTGTATCATTATGCATATGTAATGTAACATTACAAAATTATTTAAGTTTTTCCATGACGAAATACTGAGTGGAAAATGAGGGAAGTTAGAAAGTTCTATTTACTCCTACACCCTCGCCCAGCTTACATTATAGGGAGTGGTTTAGTAGGAGAAAGGGTAAACTTCATGGCTGCTAGCTGGGTTACGCCCGTAGCAGAGGAGCCGCCACTTGTAGGGGTAGCTATAGATGTTACAAGCTATACTCACGAGCTCATAATTAAATATGGGGAGTTCACCGTGAACGTTCTGCCTCTGTCCAGAATAAACGATATATATTACTTTGGAAGCCGCAGCGGCCGTAACGAAGACAAGTCGTCAAGACTAGGATACAAGAAGGGATCTAAGGTGAGTGCTCCTGTGCTCTTAGACGCTGTTGGCATTCTTGAGTGCAAAGTTAGCCATAGTATCAAAGCAAACGATGTCACTTTCTTTATTGGAGAGGTCGTTGAGGCCGAAGCCGACGAAGAGGTCTTTGATGAACGGATCGGTTGGAAGACCTTAAAAGCAAAAATACCTCTCCACAACTGGGGAAAACTATTCTATGATATTGGCAGAGCCCACCGTGTAGAATAGGGCTCTAAAGAAGCGATATGACCTCGATCTCTATGGCTGGTACAGACTTTTCCTCGCTCTCCTCCCCAACCTCTTCGCTGTAAAGCCTTATATCTCCATATTTAGTCTTACCGCCGCTCATCCTGTGGACTGCTTCCGTGACATGGGCTGCCTTCGAGATATTGTGTCCTCGCGCTTTAACAAGGATTTTCCGGCTACCCTTTTTAAGCCGCTCAAGTATATACAAAACGTAGGTGCTAACAGGCTTTTCACCAATATAAACCACATCTGGCTCCGACACGCTTTCTCATTTATAACTTAATAGTTATTACTATTAAAATTTTTATTTTTATGCGCTTTTTAGAGGTGAACACTACGTTAGTTGAACAATTAATCCTCCCGGGGCTCTAAGCGTCTTCACAAGCCCTTTTTCCTCAAGTCTTCTTACACGCCTCAAGAGGGTAGTTGAGGGTATTCCTAACGATTCTCGTAGATCCTTGAGGTAAGCTTTTCCTCCGTTTTTCCTTAGGAAGTCGATGATAGCTTCTTCCTCCTCACTTAAAAAGGTACTCTTTTTATTCCTCCCCCTTCTGAGAATAAGGAGTAGTACTACAACTAGGACAAGGATAATGGCGATTGCCGCGAAAACAAGTTGGACAGGTATCCACGTCTTTCCCTGTAAATATGTGCCTGTTTTTTCCTCCGCGACCGGTACCTCCATAGCACTTAGTGAGAGATCTTCTTCCAGTCTATTATACCTGAAAACCGTGAAGTTTCCCTCCCTTAGTACTAAGTCTGGTATGGGCTCCACTCCCAGTATCACGTAGTTAGCGTGTATATACAACTCCAGGCTCTGATTCCAACCCTTGACGTAGAGAGTAAGGGGATCCCCTGAGAGTTGAGAAAAATACGTGATGTTAACGGTATCCCCAGCAGCCACCATGACTGTAAGGGTGTTGCCGGTCAGGTTGTAGAGTGGCACGCCCTCTAGCTTGCTGTAAATAGTAAACGCCTTAACACTACCGTAAAGGCTAACGGTAGAGATAGTGTCTATTTGTGAAGTAAGAAGAATAGTACCCTGTAGGGTGTTACCGGGAGCTATTATAAGCTTCTCGTAGCCGGTAACCGGTTGAGACAAACCTAGGTAACTGTACAAAATAAGAAGTAAGCAAGCAGGAAGAAGCAGCTTCCTATTCATATGCATCCAATATATGGTTAATGATATATATATTAGTCGCCAATACCCAACAGAAAACTCCTCGAATAGCTATGATTCTAATTTTATCTCAAGACAGGAAAAAGTGTAACACAAATTAACGATTAACAATTCCTTCACGCTGCTTTAAACCATAACTTAAAAGGCCTTAATAGGTAAGCCAGGCTTTTTAAGCTAGCTAAAGCTAAATCAGTGTATGGGAAAATAACTCGAGGAAAAATACTTATTATTTTGAATCTATAACAAGAAGTCTCCTATCTTCCTATCAGTTTCTTCAGGAAACGGTAGATGTTATCTATATAGAGGACTGTTTTCAGGTATAAGTCGTGGAGCCAGGAGCTTATCTTGTCCCAAAGACTTCCCTGTCCTTGAGGAGGGGTCTGGGGTGTTGGTTGTATCGAGGTTTGAGGTCTTTCCTCTACTGGCTTTGGTGGGCTAGCCGTAATTTTTGCTCCTTTGGCTAGGTCGAGGGTTAGGCTTGCGAGCTCAGAAGCAAGCTTTAAGTACGCTAGCTTGTCCGCGTCGGTGGTGGCATACCTGCTCTGGTTGTAGAAATATATTCCGGAAATTAGGTCAGCTGTTGAGGAGAGTATAGTTTGTGCCCTTGTTGATGACACTTCGAGGTAGACAGGTGAACCAACAGCTCTGCCTTGGAAGTCTAACATCGAGGACTCCGCGAGGGCTATGCTCCTTGCAGCCGCTATGGAGGCGAGCACATAGTATCCTGATCCGTATAATGATACAGAGGCGGAGTAGTAGGTACTGGAAAGGTCGAGACTTGTGGAGGAGTATCCTGTCTGGGAAAGGACTGCGTAAACGTATGGCCAGGTAGATCTCGCTATTGAGAGGTATGTGCTAGCCGACTGCCTCGCGTCAAGGGTGGCGCCCACCGGCAACCCGTTTATCCAGTGTTTTGCCTCATCGACAAGTGCGGTGGCGTAGGCCAGGTTCTGGAGAGCTGTTTGGGGATCTTGGCTCCAAAGTTTAGCAGAATCGTTGAAGAGTCTCGATGCTCTAATGGCAAGATCCCCTGCTATTACGAGGTAGTTTAGCTCTTGGAAGTTTCTTGGGTAGGTGTTCTGTATTGTCAAGATTAGCTTAGAGATATTTTCACGGGTTGAGCTTACCTGTGTATCAATATTCTTGTTTAACGAGTAGTCTACGAGGAGCTTTATCCACCTAGATATAGCTATGCTGGATGTCAGAAGGGGTATTGTTCCGATGTCATGAGGATTTTGTCGGGCTGTCTGAATGTAGGGTTGAGCATATGTATTTAGATAGTTCACGAGGGCGCTTTTGGTGAAGGATGTTAGAGTCGACTGATTAACATATGCCTTAGCGTTGTATAGTTCGAGAGAAGCTGTCTGTTCGAGGGCTTGCCATATCATGTCTATTTTGGATCTTGCAGAGCTGCTTACATAGGGTATCGTAATGCTATTGGGAGTTATATTATAGTTGAAGAAGTAGTGCAGCGCATCCTCTATCGTTGATACCTCAACGACTCGAAGGTTCCAGTTTTTCAGTGCATAATCAGTCAAGTTAATCCTAACAGGCTGGGTAGAGTACACCTGGAAGGGCCCAACTTTGTGCACTACAACCTTGTATGTGGTAACAACGCTCTCTCCAGGCGGAACCAGAAATACCTTCACACCACTGGAGGCCATGGCTTGAGCTTTCTCATAAACACCTCCCACAGGCCCCACAGTACCATCAGGAGATATCATACCGGTAACAGCGATACTCCTATTGATGGGTTTGCCCGTAAGAGCCGAGTATACTACGACGGCCATTGCTACTCCTGCGCTCGGGCCTCCAACAATAACTGCATCGCTTTGAACCTTGAAGTAGAAGTTATATTTGTTGAAGTCGACGCCTAGCACATTACTAATGACGCGTGTAGCTGCCGTGGCTGCTCCCTGGAAATCCTCTTGTGTAAGAGAGTAGGTAGAGACGTATACGTCGCCCCAACCCTCAGTT of Thermofilum uzonense contains these proteins:
- a CDS encoding AlbA family DNA/RNA-binding protein, which encodes MSEPDVVYIGEKPVSTYVLYILERLKKGSRKILVKARGHNISKAAHVTEAVHRMSGGKTKYGDIRLYSEEVGEESEEKSVPAIEIEVISLL
- a CDS encoding helix-turn-helix transcriptional regulator — its product is MNRKLLLPACLLLILYSYLGLSQPVTGYEKLIIAPGNTLQGTILLTSQIDTISTVSLYGSVKAFTIYSKLEGVPLYNLTGNTLTVMVAAGDTVNITYFSQLSGDPLTLYVKGWNQSLELYIHANYVILGVEPIPDLVLREGNFTVFRYNRLEEDLSLSAMEVPVAEEKTGTYLQGKTWIPVQLVFAAIAIILVLVVVLLLILRRGRNKKSTFLSEEEEAIIDFLRKNGGKAYLKDLRESLGIPSTTLLRRVRRLEEKGLVKTLRAPGGLIVQLT
- a CDS encoding S16 family serine protease, with amino-acid sequence MRRILVPLLLILIIGLGLISSASPYNQLKIIGSAWILAPAVTQTETGYAGSATNISVFITEGWGDVYVSTYSLTQEDFQGAATAATRVISNVLGVDFNKYNFYFKVQSDAVIVGGPSAGVAMAVVVYSALTGKPINRSIAVTGMISPDGTVGPVGGVYEKAQAMASSGVKVFLVPPGESVVTTYKVVVHKVGPFQVYSTQPVRINLTDYALKNWNLRVVEVSTIEDALHYFFNYNITPNSITIPYVSSSARSKIDMIWQALEQTASLELYNAKAYVNQSTLTSFTKSALVNYLNTYAQPYIQTARQNPHDIGTIPLLTSSIAISRWIKLLVDYSLNKNIDTQVSSTRENISKLILTIQNTYPRNFQELNYLVIAGDLAIRASRLFNDSAKLWSQDPQTALQNLAYATALVDEAKHWINGLPVGATLDARQSASTYLSIARSTWPYVYAVLSQTGYSSTSLDLSSTYYSASVSLYGSGYYVLASIAAARSIALAESSMLDFQGRAVGSPVYLEVSSTRAQTILSSTADLISGIYFYNQSRYATTDADKLAYLKLASELASLTLDLAKGAKITASPPKPVEERPQTSIQPTPQTPPQGQGSLWDKISSWLHDLYLKTVLYIDNIYRFLKKLIGR
- a CDS encoding flavin reductase family protein, whose protein sequence is MREVRKFYLLLHPRPAYIIGSGLVGERVNFMAASWVTPVAEEPPLVGVAIDVTSYTHELIIKYGEFTVNVLPLSRINDIYYFGSRSGRNEDKSSRLGYKKGSKVSAPVLLDAVGILECKVSHSIKANDVTFFIGEVVEAEADEEVFDERIGWKTLKAKIPLHNWGKLFYDIGRAHRVE